The proteins below come from a single Elgaria multicarinata webbii isolate HBS135686 ecotype San Diego chromosome 11, rElgMul1.1.pri, whole genome shotgun sequence genomic window:
- the LOC134405712 gene encoding ribonuclease-like — MGTGTVLHRMRPSKGACYLLLLVLLVAELLPSVSCGNNPRYEKFLKQHRDEPRSRFHGRYCDTLMGSRGLTKPQCKEMNTFIHGSKRQIRAVCAEGGVPSGELRRSRRHFRVTSCTLRGGSTLPPCEYKENTSPRYIVIGCEGGWPVHYDESQIVMAA, encoded by the exons ATGGGGACAGGGACA GTGCTGCACAGAATGAGGCCTTCCAAAGGAGCCTGTTACCTTCTTCTCCTCGTGTTGCTGGTGGCTGAACTGCTGCCCAGCGTGTCCTGCGGCAACAATCCACGCTATGAGAAGTTCCTGAAACAGCACCGGGACGAGCCAAGGAGCAGATTCCACGGCCGGTACTGCGACACCCTGATGGGCAGCCGTGGCCTGACCAAACCCCAGTGCAAGGAAATGAACACCTTCATCCACGGCTCCAAAAGGCAGATCCGGGCGGTGTGCGCCGAAGGAGGGGTTCCTTCCGGGGAGCTGCGGCGCAGCCGACGGCACTTCAGGGTCACCAGCTGCACCCTCAGGGGTGGCTCAACCCTCCCGCCCTGCGAGTATAAGGAGAACACCTCCCCCAGGTACATCGTCATCGGCTGCGAAGGCGGATGGCCCGTCCACTACGATGAAAGCCAGATTGTGATGGCTGCTTGA
- the LOC134406457 gene encoding ribonuclease-like gives MSPKGLRPQAFLLLLFLMATTLLPRSEGTSSGDTKLPRSEGTVSDEPQLPGSQDSSFREFLKRHLDSPKSDYQNDHTYCNLMMSRRNLNCQRGNTFIHSSERQLTAICNSAKRNLDGNQTSRTLFPITICRLAEGRKGLYCRYTGKSEIKKIRVTCKNGLPVHYIAHA, from the coding sequence ATGTCCCCAAAGGGCCTTCGGCCTCAGGCCTTTCTTCTCTTGCTCTTCCTCATGGCCACCACCCTGCTGCCACGGAGCGAAGGCACCTCTTCCGGTGACACCAAGCTCCCACGGAGCGAAGGCACCGTTTCCGACGAACCCCAGCTCCCAGGGAGCCAAGACAGCTCTTTCAGAGAGTTCCTGAAAAGGCACCTGGACAGCCCCAAGTCAGACTACCAGAACGACCACACCTACTGCAACCTGATGATGAGCCGCCGGAACCTGAACTGCCAGCGTGGCAACACCTTCATCCACAGCAGCGAACGGCAGCTGACTGCCATCTGCAATTCAGCAAAGAGGAACTTGGATGGAAACCAGACCAGCAGAACCCTGTTCCCCATCACCATCTGCCGCCTGGCCGAAGGCCGCAAGGGGCTTTACTGCCGCTACACGGGGAAGAGCGAAATCAAGAAGATCCGGGTCACCTGCAAGAATGGCCTCCCTGTCCATTACATTGCCCATGCCTAA